The sequence below is a genomic window from Micromonospora aurantiaca ATCC 27029.
GCAGCGGCCGGGCGATCAGGTCGTCCAGCAGCTCACCGCGTACCCGCCCCTCCGCCTCGGCCACGGTCCGGCGGAACAGCAACAGCAACGCGGTCACCAGCGCGGCCCGCTCCAGGATGCGCTGGTCGGCGTCGACCAGCTCGTCGTCCGGGCGCAGCACCAGCGCGCCCAGGTTCTCCGCACCGGCCACCACCGCGGCGTACCAGAGCGGGCCCCGGCGCACGCTGCGCCCCTCGGTACGGGACGCGGCGACCGCCTCCACGATGTCGGCCCGGTCCGGCTCCTCGATCTCACCGACCCGGGCCAGCCGCCGGCCCTCGGCGTCCAGCGCCAGCAGCGCGCCACCGAGCACCTCGGTGACCGCCGCCGCCACGTCCTCCATGCCGCCGCCGCGCACCACGAGCGCGGTCATCCGGTCGTGCGCAGCGGCGGCGCGCTCCACCGAGCTGCTGTGCGCCCGGATGGTGCTGTTCGCCGCGGACAGCTCCGCCAGCGCCGCCCGGGTCTCGGCGAGCAGCCGCGCGGTGTCGATCGCCACCGCCGCGTGCGCCGCCAGCGACACCAGCAGCGACACCTCCTCGCGGGCGAACGGCCGGGCCGAGCGGTTCGCCGCGTAAAGCACGCCGATCACGCTGGACCCGAGCCGCAGCGGCACGCCGAGGATGGCCACCAGGCCCTCCTCGCCCACGCCGCCGTCGATCTCCCCGGTGTGCCGGAACCGCTCGTCCTCCTGGTAGTTCGAGGTGACGTACGGGGTGCCGGTCTGCGCGACCAGCCCGCCGAGCCCGTCGCCCAGCTCCAGCCGCAGCCGCTGGAACCGGGCCGAGATCGAGCCGTCGGTGACCCGCATGTACGTGTCGCCGCGCTCGTCGTCGTTGAGCGTCATGTACGCCACGTCGGTGCCGAGCAGGATCCGCGCCCGGTGCACGATCGCGCGCAGCACGTCGTCCAGGTCGCGCAGGCCGGCCAGGTCGCTCGCGGTGTCGTACAGGCCGGACAGCTCGGTCTCCCGGCGGCGCCTGCGGGCCAGCAGGGCCCGTACCCGCAGCGCCACCACCTTCGCCTGCTCCAGCTCGGCCAGCCGTTCGGCGGGCAGGCCGGCGGCGCGCGCGGCCACCAGCGGGCCCTCGAACTCGACCGCGGCGGCCTCGCGCGCCAGCAGCTCCAGGAACTCGACCGGCGACGACATGACCGACATTGTGCGCGGGCCCACTAGTTCGCCGTCCAGCCCCCGTCGAGGGCGATCGAGGTGCCGGTGAGGAACGCGGCGGGCGGGGAGCACAGGTACGCCACCAGTTCGGCCACCTCCGCCGGCTCGATCAGCCGCTTGATCGCCGCCCGGGCCAGCATGATCTTCTCGACCACCTCGTCCTCGCCGATGCCGTGGGTGGCCGCCTGGTCGGCGATCTGGCTCTCCACCAGCGCGGTGCGCACGTACGCCGGGTTGATGCAGTTGGCCGTGACGCCGTGCGCGGCGCCCTCCAGCGCCACCACCTTGGACAGGCCCTCCAGCGCGTGCTTGGCCGAGACGTACGCGGCCTTGAACGGCGAGGCGCGCAGCCCGTGCACCGAGGAGATGTTCACGACCCGGCCCCAGCCGTTCGCGTACATCCGGGGCAGCGCGCGGCGGATCAGCAGGAACGGCGCCTCCACCATCACCCGCTGGATGTACTCGAAGCGCTCGACCGGGAAGTCCTGCACCGGCGCGACGTGCTGCAGCCCGGCGTTGTTGACCACGATGTCGGCGTCGACGTCGAGCCGGTCCACAGCCGCCGGGTCGGCCAGGTCGATCCCCACCGCCCGGCCGCCGGCCTCGGCGGCCACCGCCTCGGCCGCCGCCACGTCGCGGTCCAGCACCACGACCGTCGCGCCGGCCGCCGCCAGGCGCAGGGCACAGGCCCGTCCGATGCCGCCGCCACCACCTGTGACCAGCGCGGTGCGACCGGTCAGGTCGACGTGTACGACGTGGGGGACCGCCACGGGTTCTGCCGTCATGGCGCATGAACGTACGAGCCGGGTGCCCCCTGGCACATGGGGCGGCGACACATACTCCACCGTCTGCGTGTGTGGTGCGCCGCGTCACCGCCCGTGCCCGGCGTGTCCGGCGGTCCCGGTGTCGGCGGGCACCAGTAGGGTGTGTCGAACACACGTACTGCTGGCGGCTCGGGGAGGAGGCGGCGTGCGCGTGCTGGGCGTCGACCCGGGGCTGACCCGGTGCGGGGTCGGCGTTGTCGAGGGCGTGCCGGGCCGTCCCTGCACGCTCGTGGCCTACTACGTGGTCTACACCGACCCGGAGGGCGACCTGGCGCTGCGCCTGCTGCACCTGGACCGCTCGCTCACCGGCCTGGTCGCCGAGCACCGGCCGGACGCGGTCGCGGTGGAGCGCGTGTTCAGCCAGCACAACGTCCGCACCGTGATGGGCACCGCGCAGGCCAGCGGCGTCGCGGTGCTCGCCGGGGCCCGGGCCGGGCTGCCCGTGACGACGTACACGCCGAGCGAGGTCAAGGCGGCGGTGACCGGCTCGGGGCAGGCGGACAAGAAGCAGATGACCACCATGGTCACCCGGCTGCTGCGGCTGCCCGAGCCGCCGAAACCGGCCGACGCCGCCGACGCGCTGGCGCTGGCCATCTGTCACGTGTGGCGCGGTGGCACCCGGTCCAAGCTGGCCGCGGCCGCGCAACGGGCCCGACGAGGAGGGACGCGATGATCGCGAGCGTACGCGGCACGGTGACCGCCACCGGCCCGGATCACGCGGTGGTGGAGGTGGGCGGCATCGGCCTGGCCGTGCAGTGCGCTCCCGGCACGCTCGCCGACCTGCGCGTGGGCCAGCCCGCCCGGCTCGCCACCAGCCTTGTGGTCCGGGAGGACTCGCTCACCCTCTACGGCTTCGCCGACGACGACGCCAAGCAGCTGTTCGAGCTGCTCCAGACCGCCAGCGGGGTCGGTCCCCGGCTGGCCCAGGCGGTGCTCGCCGTGCACACGCCGGACGCGGTCCGCAAGGCCATCGCCAACGCCGACACCGCCGCGCTGACCCGGGTGCCGGGCATCGGCAAGAAGGGTGCCGAGCGGCTGGTGCTGGAGCTGCGCGACCGGGTCGGCCCGGTGCCGGTGGGCGCCGACGGCGCGGCCGGGGTGACCGCGGGCGCCTGGCCGGAGCAGGTCCGCCAGGCCCTCGTCGGGCTCGGCTGGACGGCCGGGCAGGCGGAGCAGGCGGTGGCCGCGGTGGCGGAGACCGTCGACGGCGAGACCCCGCCGGTGCCGGTGCTGCTCAAGCAGGCGATCCGCCTCCTGGGCCGGAACCGATGAGCGGGGAGAACCTGGTCTCGGCGTACGTGAACGACGCCGAGCTGGACGCGGAGGCCAGCGTCCGCCCGAAGCGGCTGGACGAGTTCATCGCCCAGCACCGGGTCCGCGACCAGCTCGACCTGCTGTTGCAGGGAGCGATGCGGCGCGGCTCCCCGCCCGACCACATCCTCCTCTCGGGGCCGCCTGGCCTCGGTAAGACGACCCTGGCCAACATCGTCGCCGCCGAGCTGGGCACCGGGATCCGGGTGACCAGCGGCCCGGCCATCGAGCGCTCCGGCGATCTGGCCGCGATCCTGACCGGCCTCGCCGAGGGCGACGTGCTGTTCATCGACGAGATCCACCGGATCGCCAAGCCGGCCGAGGAACTGCTCTACAGCGCCATGGAGGACTTCCGCGTCGACGTGGTGGTCGGCAAGGGCCCGGGTGCCACCGCCATCCCGCTCGACGTGGAGCCGTTCACGCTCGTCGGCGCCACCACCCGCTCCGGCCTGCTGACCGGCCCGATGCGCGACCGGTTCGGCTTCGTCGCGCACCTCGACTTCTACGCGCCGGCCGACCTGGAGACGCTGCTGCACCGGTCGGCGCGGATCCTCGGCGTGCCGATCACCGCCGACGGCGCGGCGGAGGTCGCGGGCCGGTCCCGGGGCACCCCGCGTATCGCCAACCGGCTCCTGCGCCGGGTCCGCGACTACGCCGAGGTCCGCGCCGACGGCGTGGTCACGCTGGAGACCGCACGGGCCGCGCTGACCGTCTACGACGTGGACGCGCTCGGCCTGGACCGGCTCGACCGGGCGGTGCTGACCGCGCTCGTCGACTCGTTCCGGGGCGGCCCGGTGGGCCTGTCCACGCTCGCCGTGGCGGTGGGCGAGCAGCCGGACACGGTCGAGGAGGTCTGCGAGCCGTTCCTGGTGCGGGCCGGGCTGCTGGCCCGGACCCCGCGCGGGCGGGTGGCGACCGAGGCTGCCTGGCGCCATCTGGGCCGTACGCCCCCGAATGGTACATTTGGTGCGGATGCCCCTCCGGGGCCCGATCTGTTCTCGGTGCAGACCGACCAGCCGTGATCCGTTCGTGATCTGTGCCGCATTCGGTCTTCTCAGGAGCAGGGACTAGACTTCGCCGCGGTTTGTACAGGACGTGAGAATCCGCTTCCGCTGCGGCGCCCTCCGGCGCCGGGGTGGAGGCCAACCGGAAGGTCTACACCGTGCTTTACGCAGCAGCGAGTGGCGGGGGAGCCGGCAGTCTGACGCCGATCCTCATGATCGCTCTGCTTTTCGTCGTCATGTACTTCATGATGATCCGTCCGCAGCAGAAGCGCCGCCGCGAGGCAGAGCAGATGCAGTCCGCTCTCGCCCCGGGCGACGAGGTGGTCACCATCGGCGGCCTGCACGGCACGGTCACCGCGGTCGAGGACGAGACGGTCCTGCTCGAGGTCGCTCCGGGCGTGCAGACCCGGTACGCCCGCCCCGCCGTCGCGCGGGTGATCAAGCGCGCCGAGGCGCCGGCGGCCGAGACGATCACCGAGGAAGCCGAGCCGGTCAAGGAGTGACCACCCGTCCCGGACGGGGCAGCGGATTCATCCGTACAAGTGGATAGTTGGGGTCGGCGCGCGGCGCCGGCATCCGGCCGGGCCGTGCGGCGCCCCCGCGCCGCGCACCAGCCGGCGTGCCGTCCTCCGGTGCCGACCCGCCGGAGCAGTCGGGCGGACACCCCCGGCCCGACAGTTGTCGCCGCCGTGGAAGCGGCGCGACCGTACAGGGAGACAGGACAGCCGTGGCACCACCTCAGGGACAGATGCGGCCCGGACGGCAGCTCGCCGTGCTCGGGTTCATCTTCGTCGTCCTCTATCTATTGGTGTTCTTCTCGGGCGGCGCCAGCGGTGGCTGGAAGGACCGGCTGGAGCCCCGGCTCGGCTTGGACCTCGTCGGCGGCACCCGGCTGACGCTCGAGGCCACCAACACGGTGGACGGCAAGCCCCCGACCGCCGACAACCTCGAGGAGGCCCGCCAGATCATCGAGAGCCGGGTCAACGCCTACGGCGTGGCCGAGGCCGAGGTGGTCACCGAGGGCAACCGCAACATCGTCATCTCCCTGCCCGGCCAGAACCGCGACCTGACCGACGTCGGTGAGGCCGCCGAGCTGCGCTTCCGCAAGGTGCTCAAGGCCACCGACGGCAGCGGCGCCGCGCTCGCGCCCGCGCCGACGCCCAGCGCCACCCCGTCCGGAGCCGCCACCCCGTCGGGCAGCGCGTCGCCGAAGGCGAGCACGAGCCCGAAGGTGAGCGGGTCGCCGAGCGCCGGCGGGCAGGGCGGCATGGCCCCCACGCCGAGCGCCAGCGCCTCCGCGTCCCCGTCGGCCTCGCCGAGCGCCGCCGCGCCGAGCCCGAGCGCCAGCGCCGAGCCGGTGCCGCAGAGCATCGAGCAGCAGCGCAAGGCCGTCGAGCAGAAGGTCGGCGCGGCCGCCTGGGCCGCCGCCTCGGGCCTGCAGGCCCCGGCGGACCTGACCACCGACCCGTCGCTGGCCGACAAGCTCAAGCCGTTCGGCACGCTCACCCCGCAGGAGATCGCCGTCCTGCCGGTGGAGATGCAGTTCAACGTCCCGACCATCACCTGCGCCCAGCTCGACAAGCGGCCCGCCGCCTCGATCAAGGACGAGAAGCAGAAGGCGGTCGCCTGCGAGTCCGGCGCGAAGTACCTGCTGGACGTCGCGAAGGTGCTGGGCACCGACGTCAAGAACGCCTCCGCCCAGCTCGACCAGACCAGCTCCTGGGTGGTCAGCCTCAACTTCACCGGCAGCGGCCAGGAGAAGTGGACCGCGCTGACCCGCGAGGCGTTCACCAACGAGGGCCAGGCCTGCGACCAGACCGCGCTCGGCCAGGACGGCAAGTGCCGGGTCGCCGTGGTGCTGGACAACGAGATCGTCTCGTCCCCGGAGATCCAGGGCGTGCTGACCGGCGACTCGCAGATCACCGGCAGCTTCGACAACAAGGCCGCGAACGCGCTCGCCAGCCAGCTGCGCTACGGCGCGCTGCCGGTGACGTTCGAGCCGCAGGAGCAGCAGAACGTCACCGCGACGCTCGGCGACAGCCACCTCAAGGCGGGTCTGCTGGCCGCAGGCATCGGCATGCTGCTGGTCATCATCTACTCGTTCTTCTACTACCGGCTGCTCGGCTCGGTCATCTTCCTGAGCCTGGTGCTCTCCGCGTTGCTGGTGTTCGGCGCGCTCGTGGTGCTCGGCCGGTCGATCGGCTTCACGCTCACGCTCGCCGGCATCGCCGGCATGATCGTCTCGCTGGGCGTCGCGGCGGACTCGTTCGTCATCTACTTCGAACGGCTGAAAGACGAGATCCGGGAGGGCCGCAGTCCACGCAGCGCGGTGCCGCGCGCCTGGATCCGGGCCCGCCGGACGATCATCTCGGCCAACGCCATCACGCTGATGTCGGCAGTGGTGCTCTACATCGTGTCCGTCGGCGCGGTGAAGGGCTTCGCCTTCGCGCTCGGCCTGGCGACCGTGCTCGACCTGGTCGTCGTGTTCCTCTTCCGCCACCCGATCATGACGATGTTCGCCCGTACCCGGGCGTTCCTGTCGCCGCGGGTCAGCGGTCTGGGCCGGGCGCTGCCGGCCCGGTCGGCCGAGCCGGGCAACGCCCGCAACCCGCGTGTGAAGGAGGCCTGAGATGGCTAAGAGCGGTCTGGCCGCCCGGCTCTACCGGGGCGAGGCGGATCTCAACATCGTCGGGCGGCGCAAGCTGTGGTTCGGCGTGGCCGGCGTGCTCGTGCTGATCGCCGTGCTGAGCTTCGCGATCAGCGGCTTCAAGCTGGGCATCGAGTTCGCGGGCGGCAACTCGTTCCAGGTGCCGGCCAGCGTCGGCACCCTGGACCAGGCCGAGCGGACCGTCGACGACGTGCTGGCCGACGAGGCGCCGGGCGTCGAGGTGGTCAGCGCGCAGAAGGTCGGCGGCACCAGCGGCGAGTTCTACGAGATGCGCACCGGCCAGCTCTCAGCCGAGCAGGCCAACGCGGCCAAGACCGCGATGGCGCAGGAGTTCGGCATCCCGGCCGACCAGATCAGCGGCAGCCAGGTCTCCGAGGCCTGGGGCAGCCAGGTCACCTCGCGCGCCTTCCTCGGTCTGGTGATCTTCATCGCGGTGGTGTCGATCTACCTGGT
It includes:
- a CDS encoding helix-turn-helix domain-containing protein, whose protein sequence is MSVMSSPVEFLELLAREAAAVEFEGPLVAARAAGLPAERLAELEQAKVVALRVRALLARRRRRETELSGLYDTASDLAGLRDLDDVLRAIVHRARILLGTDVAYMTLNDDERGDTYMRVTDGSISARFQRLRLELGDGLGGLVAQTGTPYVTSNYQEDERFRHTGEIDGGVGEEGLVAILGVPLRLGSSVIGVLYAANRSARPFAREEVSLLVSLAAHAAVAIDTARLLAETRAALAELSAANSTIRAHSSSVERAAAAHDRMTALVVRGGGMEDVAAAVTEVLGGALLALDAEGRRLARVGEIEEPDRADIVEAVAASRTEGRSVRRGPLWYAAVVAGAENLGALVLRPDDELVDADQRILERAALVTALLLLFRRTVAEAEGRVRGELLDDLIARPLRDADALRARARRIGVDLDAPHVLVAVGDDAFAETGSARQRVLSWATTYASTRGGLAAARAGRVVLMLPGHDAGGAARAVARDLSRVTGRPVTAGASGPSTGPASLAVTFAEAERCLSALGALGRAGQGASTTELGFVGLLLGAVGDAGDRDVARFLATTVGPVLDYDARRGTALVKTLEAYFGVGGSLARAAEQLHVHVNTVTQRLERVGHLLGADWQRPERALEVQLALRLHRLRTPAR
- a CDS encoding 3-hydroxybutyrate dehydrogenase — encoded protein: MTAEPVAVPHVVHVDLTGRTALVTGGGGGIGRACALRLAAAGATVVVLDRDVAAAEAVAAEAGGRAVGIDLADPAAVDRLDVDADIVVNNAGLQHVAPVQDFPVERFEYIQRVMVEAPFLLIRRALPRMYANGWGRVVNISSVHGLRASPFKAAYVSAKHALEGLSKVVALEGAAHGVTANCINPAYVRTALVESQIADQAATHGIGEDEVVEKIMLARAAIKRLIEPAEVAELVAYLCSPPAAFLTGTSIALDGGWTAN
- the ruvC gene encoding crossover junction endodeoxyribonuclease RuvC, which produces MRVLGVDPGLTRCGVGVVEGVPGRPCTLVAYYVVYTDPEGDLALRLLHLDRSLTGLVAEHRPDAVAVERVFSQHNVRTVMGTAQASGVAVLAGARAGLPVTTYTPSEVKAAVTGSGQADKKQMTTMVTRLLRLPEPPKPADAADALALAICHVWRGGTRSKLAAAAQRARRGGTR
- the ruvA gene encoding Holliday junction branch migration protein RuvA, with the translated sequence MIASVRGTVTATGPDHAVVEVGGIGLAVQCAPGTLADLRVGQPARLATSLVVREDSLTLYGFADDDAKQLFELLQTASGVGPRLAQAVLAVHTPDAVRKAIANADTAALTRVPGIGKKGAERLVLELRDRVGPVPVGADGAAGVTAGAWPEQVRQALVGLGWTAGQAEQAVAAVAETVDGETPPVPVLLKQAIRLLGRNR
- the ruvB gene encoding Holliday junction branch migration DNA helicase RuvB, translating into MSGENLVSAYVNDAELDAEASVRPKRLDEFIAQHRVRDQLDLLLQGAMRRGSPPDHILLSGPPGLGKTTLANIVAAELGTGIRVTSGPAIERSGDLAAILTGLAEGDVLFIDEIHRIAKPAEELLYSAMEDFRVDVVVGKGPGATAIPLDVEPFTLVGATTRSGLLTGPMRDRFGFVAHLDFYAPADLETLLHRSARILGVPITADGAAEVAGRSRGTPRIANRLLRRVRDYAEVRADGVVTLETARAALTVYDVDALGLDRLDRAVLTALVDSFRGGPVGLSTLAVAVGEQPDTVEEVCEPFLVRAGLLARTPRGRVATEAAWRHLGRTPPNGTFGADAPPGPDLFSVQTDQP
- the yajC gene encoding preprotein translocase subunit YajC; its protein translation is MLYAAASGGGAGSLTPILMIALLFVVMYFMMIRPQQKRRREAEQMQSALAPGDEVVTIGGLHGTVTAVEDETVLLEVAPGVQTRYARPAVARVIKRAEAPAAETITEEAEPVKE
- the secD gene encoding protein translocase subunit SecD codes for the protein MAPPQGQMRPGRQLAVLGFIFVVLYLLVFFSGGASGGWKDRLEPRLGLDLVGGTRLTLEATNTVDGKPPTADNLEEARQIIESRVNAYGVAEAEVVTEGNRNIVISLPGQNRDLTDVGEAAELRFRKVLKATDGSGAALAPAPTPSATPSGAATPSGSASPKASTSPKVSGSPSAGGQGGMAPTPSASASASPSASPSAAAPSPSASAEPVPQSIEQQRKAVEQKVGAAAWAAASGLQAPADLTTDPSLADKLKPFGTLTPQEIAVLPVEMQFNVPTITCAQLDKRPAASIKDEKQKAVACESGAKYLLDVAKVLGTDVKNASAQLDQTSSWVVSLNFTGSGQEKWTALTREAFTNEGQACDQTALGQDGKCRVAVVLDNEIVSSPEIQGVLTGDSQITGSFDNKAANALASQLRYGALPVTFEPQEQQNVTATLGDSHLKAGLLAAGIGMLLVIIYSFFYYRLLGSVIFLSLVLSALLVFGALVVLGRSIGFTLTLAGIAGMIVSLGVAADSFVIYFERLKDEIREGRSPRSAVPRAWIRARRTIISANAITLMSAVVLYIVSVGAVKGFAFALGLATVLDLVVVFLFRHPIMTMFARTRAFLSPRVSGLGRALPARSAEPGNARNPRVKEA